Sequence from the Maniola hyperantus chromosome Z, iAphHyp1.2, whole genome shotgun sequence genome:
aaaatagtgatactaaaaaattaaaatgcaaaaaaggattttaaaaaagaaagacaaattaaaaaatatttaaaaacatcctacttattgaaaaaaaaaacaaaaaatatagtacctacttaataattcagaatattattaaaatcatgtaggtacctaaaaaccTTATTTACTTATGCTAGTCTATACTTAATTAAAGAACGTTGTCAGCAGTATGAAACTGTCTAGCAACTTCCATTACAAATCTCTTGAAACTCGATAGCTGCAGTAGTATAAAAACCGTCCACCAATTTCCATTACAATGCTGGCGCACGGCCAGTAGCCGCCTGATTACAGTCCTCTGTaatgaaatcctttcttcagtaaagtagcAATTTTCAAGGGAGTCGGTGAAAATATAAGTGTGGTAGGTAATTTCCTTTCCCACTTACCTACTAACTACTATTCACTTGAATACTTACAGATAATGTTATGCGGtttggttttttagggttccgtatctccagagaaaaaaggaaccctgcCCTATGTGCCAGGTACCCTATGTCTGTACCATTGTCAATCTTGTACTATTGaaggctcaaaaaggctagaacccagagctgtaaaaccagttaaaaaaatgtactaTTGTCAGAATGTCAGTTGTCAGTGACAACTTGACAAGTAGGTAATCTATGTTGACAACACCGGTTGACAAGCCTGTGAGCATGAGGCTGTGaggaccacagagtacattgtgAGGACTATGGGCATAGAGATTAAGACTATGGGTGACAACTGACAACTGACAAGTCATTTATTTCCTTATTTTGTTAATGgtgttgttaatttttttgtgttaaaaCTTTTAGATGTTCATGaactttttaatataaattgtgTTTATATAATTGAGATTTCTATTTGATTGTGAATTAATGAAATGTTATAATTAACTTTTATTCAACGTGAAAGTCAAATAAAGTGAAAATTATAGCGGGAAGATACATGGCGAATATGAACAGTTCGGCGGCCAAAGTAAGCGTTTTTCACTTACCTTTGCTCAGTAAATATACTTACACTTCGCCTCTTAAAGCAGCCtcattattaagtaattataaagTAGATAGTTTGAGTGTCATCAAAAAGTAGAATAAGAATACTAGATGAAATTTTTGAAGAATTTGTTGGGCTCTACataatcttttaaaataataacctAGCCTAATAATTATCAATCATAAGTGAAAAGTGAAAACTACCAAaaccaatatttatttatttcgtgaAAGTGAACTGGTGTCTCTTATGTCTGATGACTCTACTACTGGTtcgaaagcagattctactgagaagtgcTGACAGATGATCTTTTCAAACAAGCAAAATATCAATGTAAAAATTCACTACATCATCTCATAGCAACTGATAGCTCAGCCAGTCGCATCCATGCAAACAAAGccaaaactaaaatatcacaatGATAATCTCTTTTGTAATATTCGTTTTGGTTCGTAGTTCTCTCTTCAaattcttataataattattattaagttaacttgacgttgttttatttttaactcatATTGGTACACTCTCTATATCAAAACTACCAttctttttaatgaaaaatgcCATCAAAGCCATCACAAAACTAGACTATTTTTAAAGAGTTGAATAatatatttcataattttaaagATAAGCGTAATTTTTACCAAAGTTCTATATCATATAGTATTCAATTTGTCAAAGGCTAACTTAAGGTCTTATTTTGCCCATCCCTGTTTTCTGCACTTTTTAGTTTTCACTAAGCTATTGATTTTCAAAGTTGGCAGCACTGTGCCAAATCAGTACTGTCACAGTGTATTGATTTTATCTGCCTTTGTTCATTTTGCGTTTAATCTTCATTGCTTTCAGTTGTGCTTCCATGCTATTGTTTTAATATATCTTTTagaatttaactttaaattttttaattgtgtgtgtgcgtgtgagTGACAATTATGAAGCGAGAAATAATTCAAAGCCTAAGTgtattacatttataataagttgtaTGAATCCTATCGTAaatttacctatttatgtactgtacctaataatattatgttattaagtTACATGTTCTATAAGTATTAAGAACAGGTTGGGTCATTCAGGCAATCTAAGGGTGTATATTGCCCTTACAATTAGACAATATATACAGTTGGATAGGTGGGTGGGTACAGGAATATTCCACTAGTTGTACTTTGTATACAGGAATATTCTGGATACTGGGTGGAGCAGTGGGTGATGTGTGGGTAGTcaacatcactacccctattattaatgtgaaagtgtgtttctttgttagtttattggtttgtctttcaatcacgtcccaacagagcaacagattgacgtgattttttgcatgggtataggcaAAGCAGATCTTTTGTCAGAGtggcataggttactttttatcccggaaaattaaagagttcccacgggattttcaaaaatcttaatccatgcggacgaagtcgcgggcatcagctagttaatttataATCCTTACTTATAATATTCCATTGTGTGGGTATAATATTTAAGAGTCCATGCTTGCTCAAAATCGGGCATGCTATTGCAATTAACATTTATGGGCGTATCATACTCACAAAACAACAGAACAAGATGTGCGACGTTCACCCAAATTAACGTTTGgtattactttaatttttatttatagtattaaaaTGGCTGTATTGTTCCAGGTAGGAGAAATATTTCGGGAGGCAGGCACTGCTTTCAACAAACTATCGGAGATGACAATGATGCTACATCCTATGGCTGACACTCAGCCTGGGTACGTGACTTTTATCTTTAGAGAAAAATTGCTATTTTTAGACTCGAAAGTTCCCAACAAGACCCTATTACTAcacctccgctgtctgtctgagggctgtatttcatgaaccgtaacaagtagagagttaaaattttcacagagtgtgtattttcTATTGCAGCAATAGAAAATACACACTATTTTATTGTTGTTTAAACGTTGTTTCTTATTTTAGTGGTAAATGGACTGAAGAAGAGATTGACATGCTTCGATCAAGTGTACATCGCTTCGCTGTTGACCTGAACAAACTCAGTCACCATATAAAGAACAGGACAGTGTGagtaaaactgccatactctaactttatcatcatcaacattattaactgatagacgtccactgctgagtATAGGTCGTATAGGacagccctcggcaacctgggggGTTTACTTAGCTTCTGGAGCccgcttggatggctggagtgaagacttcagcggggaggggcaatgcacgcacaacagacggaaacgtttaagtgtggAAACCACCCCAgagcaaagaagaagaagaatgtcGTATAGGACTGTTGTAAGTACTTCCACCACTGTCTTGCACTGCCTgtatccagtggctccctgcaactcgtttgatgttgtctgtccacctagtgagggatCTTCCAAACGCGGTGCTttgcggtgcgaggtcaccattctaccaccttgggaccccaaagttACCGGACGTCTACTCTAACTTCACCGTGTACTGTGTTTGCCCGTGTCTGATAATTGGTGACCGATTTGTAGTCCgcaaaaattaaacaaattgcAATATTGAAACGTAAGTATAGTACGTCCTACAAAAAGTCGGACAAAAAATGAGTGATAAAAATCTAATCGAATCAAATCTATAAAAAGGGTGGACGTGGGTGGAGTGCCATATGGTTATTTTAGAACTGCGTCGATCAGCGACGCACCACAAAtcgaatacggtattttacaccaggGAGAATAATTCTGAAAATGTATTAACAAGATAgaattagcaataagcaatcgaaaaatgttagtTTCAGTTTATAAgattatataatgaattttataattcacttgcttatgctcgcgactacacaaatttcgaacctctatttcacccccttaggggttgaaatttcaaaaatcctttcttagcagatggctacgtcataatagctatctgcatgccaaattacagcccgatccgtccagaagtttgagctgtgcgttgatagatcagtcagtcagtcagtcagtcaccttttccttttatatatttagatataacgaattttataattcattttaaagatttcacttttttatctgttctacaaatatcaaaaacgcatgataccgtagccgccatgttaattccgacgaTGACGTCACATAGATTGAAATTGTGATGTGTTTCACTAAAAAAACAACGTTGCTTACCAATTCGTGTGACGTCATCATCGTGGATCATCTTATAATCCAACAATTGACAacagtacctattttgaataaattatttgactttaattTAAAAGGTCTAATCTTGTACGTTTCAGTTCGCAAATCCGAACGACCCTAAAGAAGAAGGCATTTGAGGACGCAGGTATCCCTGTACGGCAGGTAAGCAGCACCGTGACCAGCGCTGCGCAGCCAGCCACGCTCCACCAGGTAGTCTCGCCACTGAGCATCATCCAAGGAGTGTTAGGAAATAATGCCGAGGTTCAAACCTTCACTAACTAATGCAAACCaatcacttaatttttttattttttttttgcaatagggatgatgactactagtcaaattagCAACTATTTAccgaacgtcaaaacgctcgcttagtatgggagcttctataaaatacatagctcataaacatttgacgtattttttttagttaaatcgataaattaaaatggttatagttcgtaaaaaaagactcctcacgcgccattttaactatgggtcaattgtcatgtcaaaagtatggttcacctttaaaataaggactaaaatcgtatttttgacttGAAATTTAACACAAAGAGTTACGCGTtctagcaaacttaaaactagcagcGGATGTGGATTTTATAAATGATAATGAAGACTCtccatttaataataaaattaatacagacaatttatttttgacgtaggcatcatcCCAATTGGGTATATGCATGTATTTTTCGAAGCAAAGGGTCTTATAGtcaacgcattttaaactgagtcgtcgagttatctgtctgtttcgctcgcacttacaagTCGTAGGTAAGtacgagcgaaacagacagataactcgacgacttaGTTTAAAATGTGTCGACTACAGCACACGTTATGAGCTCAAATGCCGGAATGAGaacaaaccggtcaagtgcgagttggattcgcacacgaaCCATGCCAGCTTTTTTCATTGCATAGAattaagaattttgaaaaaaaaaactgggtaaacataaaaaattaaaagcatcATGAGCTTTTATagtttttggaataaaaaaatcactacATTTACGAAAT
This genomic interval carries:
- the LOC117995400 gene encoding chromatin complexes subunit BAP18 isoform X3, with protein sequence MANMNSSAAKVGEIFREAGTAFNKLSEMTMMLHPMADTQPGGKWTEEEIDMLRSSVHRFAVDLNKLSHHIKNRTVSQIRTTLKKKAFEDAGIPVRQVSSTVTSAAQPATLHQVTLNMLNASENEVDVEGLTGDVKLEFDGSTEEVAT
- the LOC117995400 gene encoding chromatin complexes subunit BAP18 isoform X1 gives rise to the protein MANMNSSAAKVGEIFREAGTAFNKLSEMTMMLHPMADTQPGGKWTEEEIDMLRSSVHRFAVDLNKLSHHIKNRTVSQIRTTLKKKAFEDAGIPVRQVSSTVTSAAQPATLHQVVSPLSIIQGVLGNNAEVTLNMLNASENEVDVEGLTGDVKLEFDGSTEEVAT
- the LOC117995400 gene encoding chromatin complexes subunit BAP18 isoform X2 encodes the protein MKREIIQSLSVGEIFREAGTAFNKLSEMTMMLHPMADTQPGGKWTEEEIDMLRSSVHRFAVDLNKLSHHIKNRTVSQIRTTLKKKAFEDAGIPVRQVSSTVTSAAQPATLHQVVSPLSIIQGVLGNNAEVTLNMLNASENEVDVEGLTGDVKLEFDGSTEEVAT
- the LOC117995400 gene encoding chromatin complexes subunit BAP18 isoform X4, yielding MTMMLHPMADTQPGGKWTEEEIDMLRSSVHRFAVDLNKLSHHIKNRTVSQIRTTLKKKAFEDAGIPVRQVSSTVTSAAQPATLHQVVSPLSIIQGVLGNNAEVTLNMLNASENEVDVEGLTGDVKLEFDGSTEEVAT